GATCTCGCCGGGCGCTCGTTCGTCGAACGACACCGGCCAGTCGGGCGCGGCGCCGCCGATCGTGACGTCGTCGAAGGACAGGATCGACGGGTCGAAGCGCAGGACACCCTCGACCCCGAACACCGATGGAGGAGTGCACTGCGGTCCGCCGGGCTGGGGCACGACGTCGGACGTCAGCGGAATGCGCACCGTGTCCCCGGGCTGTGCGAGCCGTTCCGGCATGCCGTAGAAGGTCTGCGGGTCGCAGCCGACGGTGGGGTCGAGGATCAGGCATCCGTCCGGATCGAGACCCCCGTCGGTCAGGCCGAAGGGACGAGGAGCGCCGGTGCAGTCGTAGTAACCGGGGCTACCGTCGAAGCTGGAGAGAGTCGGTCCCCCGAGGCAGAGCCGGGAATCGGCCGGGAGCTGCTGCGCGGCGAGAAGGGTGAGCCGGATCAGCCGTACGAAGCTACCGGCAGCGCACTCGTAGAGAGGGACGACGTAGTCGAAGTCGCCCGCAGCGACGTCGAGACCAGCGGTGACGAGTTCGTTCTCGAGGACGAAGAGATCCGGGACCGACGAAAGCCCCTCGATCGCGACCTCGAAGTTCGAGATCCCACCGGGAGGATCGGTGGCCACCACGTAGAGTTCGAAGGGAACGAGGGGCTGGACGTCCATCGCTCCCACGCGTCCCCGGGGGTCGGGTGACAACGTGATGTCGCCGGGCTCGGGCTGGAGCTGGGCGGACGTGGGGAGGGAGGACAGCAGGACCACGAGAAGGGCGCCGACGGTCGACCGCTTCAAGGAACTCGACTCCCGGTTGGTGGAGCGTGAGCCCTCGGACTCCACGGGGGCTGTCTGCATGGGAGCAGAGTAGCACGAGGGGATGTCCGCGGTACGGGTTCCACCTCTTCCTTCGGAACGACCGTCGATGCCGTCAGCTGGCACAACAACGATGGTACGGCTGCCTGGACATCGATCAAGATCGTCCCCAAGCAGGATGGGGTTCCGGACCTGTCGACGGTTCTCTATTCCGCAAGCGGGGTGATGGGATCGTCCGATGCTGTGGTGCAGCAATTCTGTGACCCTGCACCTGTCAGTGCGGGCTCGGACCTCTTCGTCGTGTTCGAGTATCCGCAGGCCTTGCGGACGCACCGTGGCCTCGGAGGCGGGCCAGGAATCGGCGTCCACGCGTCCCCGGAATCGGACGACGGAGCCCTGATCGGAATCGGCGGTGAGGACTGGGTCGGATTGCCCGACGGCGTCGACCTCGCAATGTCCGTTTCCGTTACCGAGGGTGGTCTAGGACGGTCAGTGATCGGTACGGTCGGCGGCGGTGACGCCTCGCAAGTCGCCGAGATCCAGTATCGGACTGGGCTGGAGAGCGTCTTCCCGAATCCCGCCAACCCGATGCTGCAGGTGCGGTTTGCTCTGGAATCCGCCGGCGAGGCGACCGTACGGGTGTACAATGCTCGAGGGCAGCTCGTACGGACGCTCGTGGACGAATGGCTGCCCGTGGGCCAGCACCACGTCCGGTGGACTGGAGTTGACGAATCCGGTCGCGGCGTAAGCAGCGGTGTATACTTCGTTCAGTTCAAGTCCGCGAATCATAGCAGTCAGGACCGGGTGACTCTGGTTCGGTAGAACAGAGGGTGCGGCGCCGTAGGGCGCCGCAGCCGTCACAGCCGGCGAGGAGAGTGAGTAGTGCTGCGACAGAAGTTCATGGTAGCGATCCTTGTCTTGGTGATGGCGGCAATTCATGCGGAGGCCGCCACGATTCGTGTTGAGCAAGACGGCAGCGGGGACTTCACCGAGATCTCCACGGGGATCCTGGCGGCGGCTCCTGGGGATACGGTCCGAATAGGTGCCGGGTGGTATCAGCAGTCAGTACCGCTATCGACAGGGGGAAACACCGAAGAAACCTATGCTGCCGTGGTTGTTGATTCACTCACGATAGTCGGAGAGGGTCGCGACGATGTGATTATTGGGCCCGCTGAGCCGGACTTCACCCTTCAGGGCCCGTGGGGGTTCGCCCTGCTTCAAGGCGTGGTGACGCACGTACGAATTGAGTCCGTCACCGTTGTCAACGTCAAGCGCGCGATCGAAGCAAGTGGCAGTGTAGTGGCAACGGACCTTGCGATTCGGGACTGTGAGTCCGGATTCTTCTTCACCTTCGCTTTCGGTCTTCGCGTTACGAACGTCGAAACTGATCGTGTACGGTTCCCGGTCCTCGGCGGAAGTCAAGCATCAGACATTGTGATCCGAGACTCTGTGTTTCGCTCCTGTGAACAAAGAGGTGTGAGTCTTACGAACGGGGCCTCAGGTGTTGTAATTGATGGCTGCGAACTCGTAGATTGTGCTGTGATCTTGTCATTTGGGTCGTCTGCGACGATGCAGGCGACGGCCGTTCTAGGTGAGGCCTCTGTAGCGCTATTTAATGGGTCGCGATTGGAGATGAACAACTGCATTGTTGGTTCGGGGTTCGGTAACCTCGAGATCACGGGGAACAGCGAGATCTCTGGTGCGAACAATGTGTTCCGTGGCGGTTCCGTTCAGACGATTCGCCTATCAGGACCTATGAGCACAGCGACGATTACAAATAGCCACATCTTCCGCGTGGACGGGTCGCCTGTCGTTGTCGCCGAGGCATACCGTTCTGAGCCCGTCCAGATCGATCTCCGCGGCAACTGGTGGGGGACCACGAACGCGGATAGTCTGCGGGCGTGGATCATTGACGGCGACGACCTCAGCAACCCACCGTTCTTCGAAGAACTCGCCGAAGTCCTCTTCGAACCCTTCGCGCTCGGGCCGGTGTCGGGCAACTCGGAGAGCATGGGTACGTTCAAGGCTCGGTTCCGGGACTAGCCCCAATTCGTCGAAAACCGACATGAAGAAAGGCGGCATCTCTGACGAGAGCCGCCTTTCTCCTTGAGATCTGGCCACGATCGCGGCAGAAAGGAGTTGCCTACTTCTCGAGACCCCGCGTGTCGAAAGGCCACCCTCAGTGAGACGAAGAAAAGCGGATCTGGCCCGCCGTGTCAACGCCCCTCTCGCCTTGGATTTCACCGCCGATCAGCTGACCTCCTACGCCGGTCTCGAGATCGTCGGCCAGTATCTGCAGCGCCTGGATTTCTCCCGCAGGCTGCGCCGTCACCCGGGTCCGCTGGAACTGCGCGGAGACTTTCCCGTCGTTTCCATCGTCCGTCTGCTGTTGGCCATGCTCCTGGCCGGCGCGCGTCGTCTTCGCCACGTTGGCTACCTCGACGGCGATCCCGTCGTCGAGCGTTTCTGCGGATTGAAGACCCTTCCCGCCGACCGCACGCTGTCGCGATGGCTGAGTCAGTGCACCGCGCCGGTGCGTGCTGCGCTACGATCGTTGCAGGTCGAACTACTCGGACTCACCCTCGGAGAGCTTCGTTTGCCTCGGCTGACCATTGACGTCGACGGCACCGTGCTTTCGACGGGCCTGACCGTCGAGCGGGCACGCCGTGGCTACAATCCTCATCACCGCAAGGTGCCCAGCTACTTTCCGATCACCGCGCACCTCGCGCAGACCGGCCACGTGATCGGTCTGAAGAACCGCGCAGGCAACGTGAACGACGGCAAGACCGCACTGCCTTTCCTGCGAGACGTCTTCGCCGATCTGCAGGAGGTCAGTCCGGGCTCGAAACTCGAGATCCGCATGGATGGGGCCTTTTTCCGGCGAGATCTGCTGGTCTGGCTCGAGTCGCGCGCGGAGTACGCGATCAAGGTCCCCTTCTACCGATGGCTCGGCCTGAAGGAAATCGTCCAGAAACGGCGACGCTGGAAGCGGGTGGCCGAAGACCTCGACGGCTTCGAGGTCGTCCTGCCGATCGAGGCCTGGGGGATCGAGCGGAGAGTGGCGATCTACCGCAAGAAGGTCTGGCACAAGAGCCCGAAGAACTACCAGTTCGATCTCTTCGACCCCGACGACGGG
This DNA window, taken from Candidatus Krumholzibacteriia bacterium, encodes the following:
- a CDS encoding IS1380 family transposase gives rise to the protein MDFTADQLTSYAGLEIVGQYLQRLDFSRRLRRHPGPLELRGDFPVVSIVRLLLAMLLAGARRLRHVGYLDGDPVVERFCGLKTLPADRTLSRWLSQCTAPVRAALRSLQVELLGLTLGELRLPRLTIDVDGTVLSTGLTVERARRGYNPHHRKVPSYFPITAHLAQTGHVIGLKNRAGNVNDGKTALPFLRDVFADLQEVSPGSKLEIRMDGAFFRRDLLVWLESRAEYAIKVPFYRWLGLKEIVQKRRRWKRVAEDLDGFEVVLPIEAWGIERRVAIYRKKVWHKSPKNYQFDLFDPDDGHYEYSALVTNKTVGVSALWDFMAGRGAHEKVLSELKGAYAFDAIPTHDYAANSTWQILSVMAHNPMVSFQIDAGATRRRATAKRSPLFELRRMATMRFEWVCRAGLVQRPRGRATLRMARSLPARRTVERLVRGLQAA
- a CDS encoding right-handed parallel beta-helix repeat-containing protein: MLRQKFMVAILVLVMAAIHAEAATIRVEQDGSGDFTEISTGILAAAPGDTVRIGAGWYQQSVPLSTGGNTEETYAAVVVDSLTIVGEGRDDVIIGPAEPDFTLQGPWGFALLQGVVTHVRIESVTVVNVKRAIEASGSVVATDLAIRDCESGFFFTFAFGLRVTNVETDRVRFPVLGGSQASDIVIRDSVFRSCEQRGVSLTNGASGVVIDGCELVDCAVILSFGSSATMQATAVLGEASVALFNGSRLEMNNCIVGSGFGNLEITGNSEISGANNVFRGGSVQTIRLSGPMSTATITNSHIFRVDGSPVVVAEAYRSEPVQIDLRGNWWGTTNADSLRAWIIDGDDLSNPPFFEELAEVLFEPFALGPVSGNSESMGTFKARFRD